A region from the Candidatus Methanoperedens sp. genome encodes:
- a CDS encoding ABC transporter ATP-binding protein: MLAEIKNVSKNYETDGNKLFVLDNVSFSVEDNDFICIVGPSGCGKSTLLRIIVGLETPTSGEVLFKGEVISPDNPKVAMVFQNFALFPWLTVQENIELVLESMKLQKKEEEKKACKYIRAVGLDGFEKVYPRELSGGMKQRVGFARALAVEPVLLCMDEPFSSLDALTSQNLKDELLMLWAEASMPPDAVIMVTHNVEEAVYMANRIIILSARPGKVVADLRIELARPRNRKDPEFYRWVDKVYSLIV; the protein is encoded by the coding sequence ATGCTTGCAGAAATAAAGAATGTATCGAAAAACTACGAAACAGACGGCAATAAACTATTTGTTCTTGACAATGTTAGTTTCTCAGTGGAAGATAACGATTTTATATGCATCGTTGGACCTTCGGGATGCGGAAAAAGCACTCTTTTGCGAATAATCGTAGGACTTGAAACCCCCACATCCGGAGAAGTGCTTTTTAAAGGCGAAGTAATTTCACCCGATAATCCCAAGGTAGCCATGGTTTTCCAGAATTTCGCGCTTTTCCCATGGCTTACTGTTCAGGAGAACATAGAGCTTGTACTTGAATCGATGAAATTACAGAAAAAAGAAGAGGAGAAGAAAGCCTGCAAATATATAAGAGCCGTGGGACTGGATGGCTTTGAAAAGGTTTATCCGCGTGAACTTTCTGGCGGCATGAAGCAGAGGGTGGGGTTTGCACGCGCTCTTGCAGTTGAGCCTGTATTATTATGCATGGATGAACCATTCTCATCGCTTGATGCTCTCACCTCCCAGAACTTAAAAGACGAACTGCTGATGCTGTGGGCTGAAGCCAGCATGCCGCCTGATGCGGTAATCATGGTTACTCATAATGTGGAGGAAGCGGTGTACATGGCTAATCGCATAATCATCCTTTCAGCGCGCCCGGGAAAAGTTGTGGCTGACTTGAGAATCGAATTAGCAAGACCCCGCAACAGGAAAGACCCGGAGTTCTATCGATGGGTTGATAAGGTGTATTCACTAATAGTATAA
- a CDS encoding AAA-associated domain-containing protein translates to MIFPKATISEITGLLEAVNDAGGVEDAARLAADFDLELDEILPSIDGAELLGFVTVTNGNIELTGDAQKLLDTGIRERKKIIREKVAGVEIIKELKNKLLESNERKMSKEDALKIIQKSISTADIGSYLKIIINWTRHAGLIGYNSDSEEIFLMSRE, encoded by the coding sequence ATGATTTTCCCGAAGGCAACAATCAGCGAAATTACAGGACTGCTTGAAGCAGTCAATGATGCAGGAGGGGTAGAGGATGCCGCACGTCTTGCTGCCGATTTTGATCTTGAACTTGATGAGATACTCCCTTCTATCGATGGTGCTGAATTGCTCGGGTTTGTTACAGTTACAAACGGCAATATCGAACTCACCGGAGATGCCCAGAAACTTCTTGACACAGGTATACGGGAAAGAAAAAAAATCATAAGGGAGAAAGTTGCAGGCGTGGAGATAATAAAAGAGCTCAAGAATAAACTCCTGGAATCGAATGAGCGCAAAATGAGTAAAGAAGATGCCCTAAAAATTATTCAGAAAAGTATTTCCACTGCCGATATTGGGAGTTATTTAAAGATAATTATTAATTGGACAAGACACGCTGGATTGATAGGCTATAACAGCGATTCCGAGGAGATATTCCTTATGTCCAGGGAGTGA
- a CDS encoding twin-arginine translocase TatA/TatE family subunit, protein MFDSPMQLLLILIVALFLFGPNKLPEMARSLGKAVGEFKKAQVEYEYELKRLDKPLDDRDIKIHNLAIEMGIDVRNKTSEQLVEEIRSKIKSNESSPVKAAG, encoded by the coding sequence ATGTTCGATAGTCCTATGCAATTACTCTTGATTTTGATTGTAGCCCTGTTCTTATTCGGTCCCAACAAACTTCCAGAAATGGCTCGTTCCCTGGGTAAGGCTGTAGGGGAATTCAAGAAAGCACAGGTGGAATACGAATATGAGCTAAAACGATTGGATAAACCACTGGATGACAGAGACATAAAAATCCATAATTTAGCGATAGAAATGGGCATAGATGTAAGAAACAAGACATCTGAACAGCTTGTTGAAGAAATACGCTCCAAGATAAAATCGAATGAGAGTTCACCTGTGAAAGCGGCAGGGTAG
- the tatA gene encoding twin-arginine translocase TatA/TatE family subunit, which yields MLDSETILLVIIVAIILFGSSKIPELARSLGKATGEFKKAQRETELELKDFEKSVREGKSQDEKTSKIKQMASDLGITTEGKSDEQLLDEIKKKMPTVKSEK from the coding sequence ATGCTTGATAGTGAGACAATATTACTAGTGATAATAGTAGCCATAATTTTATTCGGCTCAAGTAAGATTCCAGAGCTTGCACGTTCACTCGGCAAAGCCACTGGCGAGTTTAAGAAAGCACAGCGTGAGACCGAACTCGAATTGAAGGATTTTGAGAAATCGGTCAGGGAAGGTAAATCTCAGGATGAAAAAACCTCGAAGATAAAACAGATGGCTTCCGACCTTGGTATAACTACTGAAGGAAAAAGCGACGAGCAATTGCTGGATGAAATAAAGAAAAAAATGCCAACTGTAAAATCCGAAAAATAA
- a CDS encoding DUF1699 family protein: MRIRVVSSKEEINSLGTGEKIIHLAFRPSNKDIFTLVQTCPNVKAIHIPSSYIKTISDSTRMFLDMQGIALLEGDVWGHRKDINEYSEVKPAVFDRMDELKREGLSESAVLDRLGRETRLSKDLLKFLLKEKSKKK, encoded by the coding sequence ATGAGGATTCGAGTAGTAAGCTCTAAAGAGGAAATCAATTCCCTTGGAACAGGCGAAAAGATAATTCATCTTGCCTTCAGACCATCAAACAAAGACATCTTCACACTGGTGCAGACATGCCCCAATGTGAAAGCCATACATATACCAAGTTCGTATATCAAGACGATATCGGATTCAACACGAATGTTTCTTGATATGCAGGGCATAGCATTACTGGAAGGGGATGTGTGGGGGCATAGAAAAGACATTAATGAATATTCCGAGGTAAAACCTGCCGTGTTCGACAGGATGGATGAACTCAAAAGAGAAGGCTTATCCGAGTCTGCGGTTCTGGATAGACTGGGAAGGGAGACGCGCCTCAGTAAGGATTTATTAAAATTCCTGTTAAAGGAAAAGTCAAAGAAGAAATAA
- the larB gene encoding nickel pincer cofactor biosynthesis protein LarB, translated as MELSRILKKLKNNEMSLEDAERQLRITNYELLSDIARVDTHRAKRVGIPEAIIADCKTCDEVVSIARIHLKNEGRAIITRASEENYTALKSLTEEMGSNIRWFGRARIVVIGDSVARTGGRVGVISAGTADIPVAEEAKLIAAEMGCSVTAIYDVGVAGIHRLFPELTRLVEAGVDSIVVAAGREGTLPAIVAGLVDVPVIGVPVSTGYGAGGKGEAALLSMLQSCSVLAVVNIDAGFVAGAYAARIANLVAKNRIEKV; from the coding sequence ATGGAGCTGTCTCGTATACTAAAAAAATTAAAAAATAATGAGATGAGCCTTGAAGATGCGGAAAGACAGCTTCGGATAACCAACTATGAGTTGTTATCAGATATCGCAAGAGTTGACACCCATCGCGCAAAGAGGGTGGGCATCCCCGAAGCTATTATAGCCGATTGCAAGACATGCGATGAAGTAGTCTCTATAGCACGTATTCATCTGAAGAATGAAGGGAGAGCTATTATAACCCGGGCAAGTGAAGAGAATTACACAGCGCTGAAATCACTGACCGAAGAGATGGGGTCGAATATCAGATGGTTTGGGCGTGCAAGAATTGTTGTTATCGGCGATTCTGTTGCAAGAACAGGCGGCAGGGTTGGCGTTATTTCTGCCGGTACCGCTGATATCCCGGTTGCGGAGGAGGCAAAGCTGATAGCAGCGGAGATGGGCTGTTCCGTTACCGCCATATACGATGTGGGCGTGGCAGGAATTCACAGGCTATTTCCTGAATTAACAAGGCTTGTTGAGGCAGGTGTGGATTCGATTGTGGTAGCGGCAGGACGTGAAGGCACGCTTCCTGCAATAGTGGCGGGACTGGTTGATGTACCTGTAATCGGGGTTCCTGTTTCAACAGGATATGGTGCGGGAGGCAAAGGCGAAGCCGCGCTTCTATCCATGCTCCAGTCCTGTTCTGTTCTTGCCGTGGTAAATATAGATGCGGGTTTTGTAGCAGGAGCTTATGCAGCGCGGATAGCCAATCTCGTTGCAAAAAACAGGATTGAAAAAGTATGA
- a CDS encoding cytochrome c3 family protein, with amino-acid sequence MILLLTLPGFILILIPAATASENSCIDCHKTVTPFTEEQKRFNQIRIEHLERQVTCSLACHEDRIRNLTTTNYQQWSESVHALKGVACDACHGGDPTQATKEKAHANIKNITDPESPVYYTNVPNTCGKCHSKELTNFENSTHYRKLEALQLAPTCTTCHVPHTFTVLNPEDFRTTCGTCHSVYKKIAPYDIPLRAEDLLGKVNKLKFNIETARQDIFWAKENGTDVSQAQAYTDNALNTLDNLAPMWHEFNLTHFENEIDAASTEVMKAEELVKPSPTPTITQVPKTPGFISLAGLIALLAVSYLIRRK; translated from the coding sequence TTGATACTATTGTTAACATTACCAGGATTTATTCTAATTTTAATCCCAGCAGCGACTGCTTCAGAAAATTCATGTATCGATTGCCATAAAACAGTAACCCCTTTTACCGAAGAGCAAAAGCGGTTCAACCAGATCAGAATCGAGCATCTTGAAAGACAGGTCACATGTTCTCTTGCATGCCACGAAGATAGAATAAGAAACCTCACCACTACAAATTATCAGCAGTGGTCTGAATCTGTTCATGCCCTGAAAGGAGTTGCTTGCGATGCCTGCCATGGGGGAGATCCAACGCAAGCCACCAAAGAGAAAGCACATGCAAACATTAAGAACATCACAGACCCTGAAAGCCCTGTCTATTACACCAATGTTCCAAATACCTGCGGAAAATGTCATTCCAAAGAGCTGACTAATTTTGAAAACAGCACACATTACAGGAAGCTTGAGGCATTGCAACTCGCTCCGACATGCACGACGTGCCATGTCCCTCATACATTTACGGTCCTGAATCCTGAAGATTTCAGGACTACCTGCGGAACCTGTCATTCGGTGTATAAAAAGATAGCACCATACGACATCCCGCTCAGGGCAGAGGATTTGCTTGGAAAGGTAAATAAATTGAAATTCAATATTGAAACGGCAAGGCAGGATATTTTCTGGGCAAAAGAAAATGGAACTGATGTAAGCCAGGCGCAAGCGTACACAGATAATGCATTAAATACGCTGGATAATCTGGCGCCTATGTGGCATGAATTCAACCTCACGCATTTCGAGAATGAAATAGATGCAGCCAGCACGGAAGTAATGAAAGCTGAGGAGCTCGTAAAACCATCACCCACTCCGACTATAACGCAGGTTCCCAAAACACCAGGATTTATCAGCCTGGCAGGATTGATCGCACTACTTGCCGTATCGTATCTGATAAGAAGGAAATAG
- a CDS encoding multiheme c-type cytochrome, giving the protein MIVPDSFGQYGWYRGDSVLEIRNFPVEHAGSVSCGAENCHQTIYSVWINGSHKTINCETCHGPAEQHVSNIRIMPSPANDSRDYCGLCHFKRAARPPDFLQIDPDIHGENLQCTYCHNPHKPGFV; this is encoded by the coding sequence ATGATCGTCCCTGACTCTTTCGGGCAGTACGGATGGTATAGGGGTGACTCGGTTCTTGAAATCAGGAATTTTCCAGTAGAGCATGCGGGTTCGGTGAGTTGCGGGGCAGAGAACTGTCACCAGACCATTTATTCTGTATGGATAAATGGCTCTCACAAAACCATAAATTGTGAGACCTGTCATGGTCCTGCAGAACAGCATGTCAGTAACATAAGGATAATGCCGTCTCCTGCAAATGATTCAAGGGACTATTGCGGTCTGTGCCACTTCAAGCGGGCAGCCAGACCTCCGGATTTCCTGCAGATCGACCCTGATATCCATGGTGAGAATCTACAATGCACATATTGCCATAACCCTCATAAGCCAGGGTTTGTTTAA
- a CDS encoding 4Fe-4S dicluster domain-containing protein: MDISRREFTKLGCRVIIAGAAGTAIIESIVRNGSGAENPKGYDWNEHYWGYVVDTRKCIGCGRCANACKLENHVPFDEPVFRTWVERYRILKDGEVKIDSPNGSIDGFTDDIPAEEIKKAFYVPKICNHCENPPCVQVCPVGATYETKDGVVLVDYDYCIGCRYCIQGCPYGARYFNTERRTADKCTWCYHRITRGLLPACVQACPVGARVFGDLKDPESAVNKILDKERINVLKPDLGTKPKVYYVGLDREVK, translated from the coding sequence ATGGACATATCAAGGCGAGAATTCACTAAACTGGGATGCAGGGTTATTATCGCCGGGGCGGCAGGTACTGCTATTATCGAATCCATCGTTAGAAACGGCAGTGGTGCCGAAAACCCGAAAGGATACGATTGGAATGAACATTATTGGGGCTATGTCGTCGATACAAGAAAATGCATTGGATGCGGGAGATGCGCAAACGCGTGCAAGCTTGAAAACCATGTTCCTTTCGATGAACCTGTTTTTAGAACCTGGGTTGAAAGATACAGGATACTGAAAGATGGCGAAGTGAAAATAGATTCGCCTAACGGGAGCATCGATGGGTTCACAGATGACATTCCTGCCGAGGAGATCAAAAAGGCTTTCTATGTCCCCAAGATATGCAATCACTGCGAAAACCCTCCCTGTGTCCAGGTTTGTCCTGTCGGGGCTACGTATGAGACAAAGGACGGGGTTGTTCTGGTGGATTATGATTACTGCATAGGATGCCGGTATTGCATTCAGGGCTGCCCTTATGGTGCGAGATACTTTAACACAGAAAGGAGGACTGCTGATAAATGCACGTGGTGCTATCACAGGATTACCAGGGGTCTTTTACCTGCATGCGTCCAGGCATGCCCGGTCGGGGCACGGGTTTTTGGAGACCTGAAGGATCCGGAGAGCGCCGTCAATAAAATACTGGATAAAGAGCGGATCAATGTTCTTAAGCCCGACCTGGGAACGAAACCCAAGGTCTATTATGTTGGATTGGACAGGGAAGTGAAATGA
- the nrfD gene encoding polysulfide reductase NrfD, which translates to MMDLISGYIYPNEAEIQWSVLIVLYPYITGLVAGAFIASSLYHVFGKKEVKPVARFALLTALSFLFVATMPLLTHLGHPERGIEIMFTPHVTSAMSGFGYIYSFYLVVVVLEIWLSFREDIVKMALNSRGWKELLYSVLALFSYDISEKALHDDEKLAKKLAIIGIPSAAFLHGYVGFIFGGIKANPWWSTPLMPIIFLMSAIVSGIALLILLYIIAMKVRKHAIDHNCLHSLAHYLWIFLILDVALEMLELISMKYESLEQLEIINRLLSEKIALTFYGVQLTLGIIIPFILLLMVGIMKKRETLKMLMISISSIFVLIGVFAMRWNVVIGGQEISKSLSGTLTYVPVLFGQEGLLPAIVIMIIPFIILRVVTYILPPWQDMEENIE; encoded by the coding sequence ATGATGGATTTAATCTCAGGATATATATACCCAAATGAAGCAGAAATACAATGGAGCGTACTGATTGTATTGTATCCGTATATAACGGGTCTTGTCGCCGGAGCATTCATAGCATCATCCTTGTATCATGTTTTTGGTAAAAAAGAAGTTAAACCTGTGGCACGATTTGCCCTTCTCACTGCTCTCTCCTTCCTGTTCGTTGCGACTATGCCGCTGCTTACGCATCTTGGGCATCCGGAGCGTGGTATTGAAATCATGTTCACGCCGCATGTTACGTCTGCGATGTCAGGTTTTGGCTATATTTATTCATTTTATCTGGTTGTTGTGGTGCTTGAGATATGGCTTTCTTTCAGAGAAGATATTGTCAAAATGGCTTTGAATTCAAGAGGATGGAAGGAATTATTATATTCAGTGCTGGCACTTTTTTCATACGACATTTCTGAAAAAGCGCTGCACGATGATGAGAAACTCGCAAAGAAACTTGCCATCATAGGTATTCCGTCAGCGGCTTTCCTGCACGGCTATGTGGGCTTCATTTTCGGCGGGATTAAAGCAAATCCCTGGTGGTCAACTCCTCTTATGCCCATCATATTCCTGATGTCTGCAATTGTATCCGGCATCGCGCTTTTGATTTTACTCTATATTATTGCCATGAAGGTTCGAAAACATGCTATCGACCATAACTGTCTTCATTCTCTGGCGCATTATCTATGGATTTTCCTGATTTTAGACGTGGCACTGGAAATGCTTGAGCTTATAAGCATGAAATACGAATCGCTTGAGCAGCTCGAGATAATAAACAGGCTGCTTTCAGAGAAAATAGCTTTAACTTTCTATGGAGTTCAACTGACGCTTGGCATCATCATTCCATTCATACTTCTCCTGATGGTAGGTATTATGAAGAAAAGGGAAACCCTGAAAATGCTGATGATATCCATTTCTTCCATTTTTGTTCTGATAGGTGTATTTGCTATGCGGTGGAACGTGGTCATCGGAGGACAGGAGATATCCAAGAGCTTAAGCGGCACCCTTACATACGTCCCGGTTTTATTTGGTCAGGAAGGACTCCTGCCTGCGATTGTAATAATGATTATTCCATTTATTATTCTGAGGGTTGTGACGTATATCCTCCCGCCCTGGCAGGACATGGAAGAAAATATTGAGTGA